The following coding sequences are from one Diabrotica virgifera virgifera chromosome 2, PGI_DIABVI_V3a window:
- the LOC126880182 gene encoding vacuolar protein sorting-associated protein 51 homolog: protein MSEKKPNPLDINGSNFNPNMYLEKVFKEYSLKQILDHEVEVVKDTQTLHSDMQTLVYENYNKFISATDTIKKMKNDFKKMETQMDLLASNMATITSFSDKINGTLQDTRQTISKLSGIHTLLQKLQFLFKLPTTLKARMEEKNYVQATQDYLHAQRVLHQYGDMPSFQGIKGDCELILIELKRELRKQFGNSDASAKELAEAVDLLLKLDEPAKELCMEFLSCAEKRLAEQLVMLKDQSEQRDIIEFVDLGCSGFLSDLCLIVASFHDMFINRLHMENIENSDIFENFAAVELDSFVQENMKKYFELVQNKVDSEQDVGDTSILVQALDRFYKRIESNTLCKDIDFANVAAEIVINAARKQCKSHLQILKMHFADSLTKIRQALTTPKLITQEESSKNLNELLNSLVITIVEKVKGVLQDLVIFLQPNINFAYKPQFKDSFCIDNVREGLIVCFLHHLTATARSFCTKVASDPKIPPTLLLLLSKFCVDFQNGHVHFILSQTDELFNINAQENLAVSNEIEITNAMQESAQELLNFFVRIQGLNCSQMLRKSVETRDWLNTIEPRTVRAVMKRVVEDISAIDSTVTQLYDDHGNNGTEHSSDSSRKAHSISLPRHQYRSNWSNYTSNPLDSALVSNMHRLFSERIDIFSSVQFNKVSILTGIIKISLKTFMECVRLKTFSKYGLQQIQVDTHYLQLYLWRFIADENLVHFLLDEILGSAAHRCLEPVLMEPSVVDIICERG, encoded by the coding sequence aTGTCAGAGAAGAAGCCAAATCCTTTGGATATAAATGGATCCAACTTTAATCCAAATATGTATCTAGAAAAGGTATTCAAGGAATATTCCTTGAAACAAATATTGGATCATGAAGTTGAAGTAGTGAAAGATACACAAACATTACACTCAGACATGCAGACCTTAGTATACGAAAATTATAACAAATTTATATCTGCTACAGacacaataaaaaaaatgaagaatgATTTCAAAAAAATGGAGACACAAATGGATCTGTTGGCTTCCAATATGGCTACAATAACATCTTTTTCAGACAAGATAAATGGTACATTGCAAGACACTAGACAAACAATTAGTAAGTTATCTGGAATACACACCCTTCTACAGAAGTTGCAATTTCTTTTTAAACTACCAACTACACTCAAGGCTCGAATGGAAGAAAAGAATTATGTTCAAGCTACACAAGATTATCTACATGCTCAACGTGTGTTACACCAATACGGTGATATGCCTTCATTTCAAGGGATCAAAGGGGATTGTGAATTGATTTTAATTGAACTGAAGAGAGAATTAAGAAAACAATTTGGTAATTCTGATGCATCAGCTAAGGAACTGGCAGAGGCTGTTGATTTACTGTTGAAGTTAGATGAACCTGCTAAAGAGTTATGTATGGAGTTTTTGTCTTGTGCTGAAAAACGTTTAGCAGAACAGTTAGTTATGTTAAAAGATCAAAGTGAGCAACGTGATATTATTGAGTTTGTTGATCTAGGTTGTTCAGGTTTCTTAAGTGATCTGTGTTTAATTGTTGCTTCATTCCATGATATGTTTATAAATCGATTGCATATGGAAAACATTGAAAATAGTGATATATTCGAAAATTTCGCTGCAGTTGAATTAGACAGTTTTGTACAAgagaatatgaaaaaatattttgaacttgtTCAAAATAAGGTTGATTCGGAGCAAGATGTTGGGGATACTTCTATATTGGTGCAAGCACTTGATAGATTTTACAAAAGAATAGAGAGTAATACTCTCTGCAAAGATATTGATTTTGCCAATGTTGCAGCTGAAATTGTTATCAATGCTGCCAGAAAACAATGTAAATCCCACTTACAGATTCTAAAAATGCATTTTGCTGATTCCTTAACCAAAATTAGGCAAGCATTAACTACTCCAAAACTAATTACTCAGGAAGAatcttcaaaaaatttaaacgaaTTATTAAATTCATTGGTCATTACTATTGTGGAAAAAGTAAAAGGAGTGTTACAAGACTTAGTAATTTTCTTACAACCTAATATTAATTTTGCTTATAAACCACAATTCAAAGATAGTTTTTGCATAGATAATGTTAGGGAGGGTTTAATAGTCTGTTTCCTTCACCATTTAACTGCTACAGCAAGAAGTTTTTGCACTAAAGTTGCATCTGACCCAAAAATTCCACCAACTCTCTTACTTTTGTTATCTAAATTCTGTGTAGATTTTCAAAATGGCCATGTCCATTTTATATTATCCCAGACAGATGAATTGTTCAATATAAATGCTCAAGAAAATCTTGCCGTCTCCAATGAAATAGAAATTACAAACGCAATGCAAGAATCTGCACAAGAATTGCTAAATTTTTTTGTTAGAATTCAAGGTCTTAACTGCTCACAAATGTTAAGAAAGAGTGTAGAAACAAGAGATTGGCTTAACACTATAGAGCCAAGAACTGTTAGAGCTGTTATGAAAAGAGTAGTAGAAGATATTTCAGCTATAGACTCAACTGTAACACAATTATATGATGATCATGGAAACAATGGTACTGAACATAGTAGTGATTCTAGTCGTAAAGCACATAGTATTTCTCTACCAAGGCACCAGTACAGATCTAATTGGTCTAACTATACATCTAATCCTTTGGATTCTGCACTAGTTTCTAATATGCACAGATTGTTTAGTGAAAGAATAGATATTTTCTCATCAGTACAATTTAATAAAGTGTCTATATTAACAGGGATTATTAAAATAAGCTTAAAAACTTTTATGGAATGCGTAAGGCTCAAAACATTTAGCAAATATGGATTACAACAAATCCAAGTGGACACACATTATTTGCAATTGTATCTTTGGAGGTTTATTGCAGATGAAAATTTGGTACATTTTTTATTGGATGAAATATTAGGGTCAGCTGCCCATAGATGTCTAGAGCCAGTTTTAATGGAACCAAGTGTTGTTGATATAATTTGTGAAAGAGGATAA